From the genome of Luteibacter rhizovicinus DSM 16549:
CGGTGCTTCCGCGGCGAGCGCAACCTGTCCACGCAGCCGCGCGAGCTGGCGCCGACGCAGCCATGCGCTGCCGATCGCAGGCGGGATGACCACGAAGGACACAGCGGCCGCGCCAAGCCCGACGACCTGGGCAATCGCATCGTTGATGAAGTGCGCCGGGTCGTAGACCTGCACGTTCTTCAACGCGAGAATGTACGCCAGGCCCATCGCCCAGCCGAGACCATACGAGGCGAGACGCTTGCTCATCATCATGACCAGCCCTATCGCCAGGAAGGGCGCGATGCCGATGACCAGCAACGGGTAGCCGTCTACCTGGGTCAGTACGAAGAACTCGCAGACAAAGGCTGCTGCCATGCCGGAGAGGTAGCCGAGCATGACCATCCAGGTCACACGTGTCGGATTGGGAATGGTCGCGAACAGGCCGGCGAACACGGTGGCGAGCAACATGGCACTGGAGCCGAGCGGCCACGCGCTGCAGATCCAGAAGGCGCCGAGGGCGAGCATCGTCAGGGTGGTGCGCAGGGTGGCGAGACCGGCACCGAGGAAATCGTTACCGCGATCGAAACGCACGCGTTCGCCCGAGGCGGCGATGACACGCGGCGCCTGTAGCGATGCCGCGGCGTCGACATACGCGTAAAGCTCGTCGACGAAACGCAGCAGCAAGGAGGCGCCGGTATCGAAGTCGCGGATGTCCTGCGTGTCGGTCAGCGAGGCGCGTAACGGCGACCGCTGCGCACGCAGGCTCTCGCGAGCCGTCGCCAGCCGTGGCAGCAACTCGCGCGCCACTACGCCGGCATCGATCGGCGCATCGAGCGCGGCACCGATGGGTGCATACAGCCGGACCAGCGTGTCGGCAGCGAGGTCGCGGTGAGCGCGCTTGAGTCGATTGATGAGGTGATGCAGCGACTGGAAGCTGGTCGAGGCCGCCATGAAGCGTTGGTTGAACAGACGCAGGTGGCCGCTGCGGGCACGCGCCTCGGCATCTTCGAAAATCACCGAGCTGCGCAGATCCTCGAACGTCACGGCGTCACGGACAAAGCGCAGGTGTGCATTCTCCATGGTCTCGCGCGCCATGCGGCCACGGGTGCTGTCGCGCACGAAGGCGACGAAGTGCGAGAACTGCTCGCGCGCGGCGCGGCGCAGCACATCGCGCATGCGGCTGGGGAAGACCACGTCGTTGACGACGCCACTGACGGCGAGACCGAGCAACACCTCGCTGATGCGAGCCCATGAGGAATCGAAGACACCGGGCGGATTGTCGATCACGGGGATCGCGACGATCGCCGCGGTATAGCCACCCAGGACGAAGGCGTACGACTTGAAATTGCGGTACAGCGTGGCTCCGCCCGCGCACAGGCCGATCCACAGGGAGAGCGCAACGAGGAAAAGATCCCGCTGCTGCGGGAACGACGCGACGATGGCGATGGCCGCCGTGGCCCCGGCCAGCGTTCCGATGGCCCGGTAGAAGCTCTTCGCCAGCACCATGCCCGACTGCCGGTTCGCCACGATGACCGTGGTCAGCATGGCGGTCGACGGCGCCGGCAAAGCGAAGCGCATGGCCAGCCAGCCGGTCAGGAAGAATGCGATCAGCGTCTTCACGACGAACAGCCACACGGAGGCCTCCTCGCGCAGCGTCTCGACGACGACCTGGCGGGTGGCGGGTGGTGTGATGGCGAGATCGGACGCGGACATGAGGGGTGCTTCTTACTCGCCGTACCCGGCGAGCATCTTCTTCAGCAGGACCTCGAGCTGGGCCTGTTCGGTGGCATCCAGCTTGCGGGTCTGCCGGAACAGAAGGCTGACGATATCGGGGAGGAAGCTTTCGATCAGCGCGATACC
Proteins encoded in this window:
- a CDS encoding FUSC family protein — its product is MSASDLAITPPATRQVVVETLREEASVWLFVVKTLIAFFLTGWLAMRFALPAPSTAMLTTVIVANRQSGMVLAKSFYRAIGTLAGATAAIAIVASFPQQRDLFLVALSLWIGLCAGGATLYRNFKSYAFVLGGYTAAIVAIPVIDNPPGVFDSSWARISEVLLGLAVSGVVNDVVFPSRMRDVLRRAAREQFSHFVAFVRDSTRGRMARETMENAHLRFVRDAVTFEDLRSSVIFEDAEARARSGHLRLFNQRFMAASTSFQSLHHLINRLKRAHRDLAADTLVRLYAPIGAALDAPIDAGVVARELLPRLATARESLRAQRSPLRASLTDTQDIRDFDTGASLLLRFVDELYAYVDAAASLQAPRVIAASGERVRFDRGNDFLGAGLATLRTTLTMLALGAFWICSAWPLGSSAMLLATVFAGLFATIPNPTRVTWMVMLGYLSGMAAAFVCEFFVLTQVDGYPLLVIGIAPFLAIGLVMMMSKRLASYGLGWAMGLAYILALKNVQVYDPAHFINDAIAQVVGLGAAAVSFVVIPPAIGSAWLRRRQLARLRGQVALAAEAPLPGLRHRFESVNHDLVSQVVAQTEPGSADSRALIAWALAVHETGRALIELRHDMARADLPTTLRPYLTEALRTLARFYEKPDAPGYLLARDAVATAIASVGEHEGVRHLLDHLHLVRMALLDGESVLAAYMPNAPLAKEIVHAS